From a single Microbacterium terrisoli genomic region:
- a CDS encoding sensor histidine kinase, producing the protein MSRRSWAFDIAIAVVVAALGAAEAIWGFNATHRQGPVAAEAAVYVVTGLLLVLRRVTPIRCLAAITVASAIEFSIFGSPEGMGVAFPGTIGAYSVGRYVDRRRSWWGLVLVAVLWTAWSVFDPVVTTPLLRLEQLGWISPWVVAWLVGALVRSQTLHAAQRRVVRAEREARAVVEERNRIARELHDVLGHSVSVMTVQASAVRRRLGPDQVEERRALETVEAVGREALDEMRRMVGMLRQSDDGADRVPTPGTGQLDDLVEKFRVAGLPVRLHRTGIGRELPAGLDLTVYRIVQEGLTNALRHAVAPGAVEVELAYGDGAVEVRVRDDGRAADDAAEPDPAVGHGLLGMRERVALYGGTLRAGPRDGGFVLAARLPISADEDGADEGGADEGRADEGGAREGGADAIDRTTPA; encoded by the coding sequence GTGAGCCGCCGCAGCTGGGCTTTCGACATCGCGATCGCGGTCGTGGTCGCGGCCCTCGGCGCGGCCGAAGCAATCTGGGGCTTCAACGCGACGCATCGTCAGGGACCGGTGGCGGCCGAGGCCGCCGTGTACGTCGTGACCGGGCTGCTGCTCGTGCTGCGCCGGGTCACGCCGATCCGGTGCCTGGCGGCGATCACGGTGGCCAGTGCCATCGAGTTCTCGATCTTCGGTTCGCCCGAAGGGATGGGTGTGGCATTCCCCGGCACCATCGGCGCGTACTCGGTCGGCCGCTACGTCGACCGTCGCCGATCGTGGTGGGGGCTCGTGCTGGTCGCCGTGCTGTGGACAGCGTGGAGCGTGTTCGATCCAGTGGTCACCACCCCGCTGCTGCGGCTCGAGCAGCTCGGGTGGATCTCACCGTGGGTGGTCGCATGGCTCGTCGGCGCGCTTGTGCGCAGCCAGACGCTGCATGCCGCGCAGCGCCGAGTGGTGCGCGCCGAGCGCGAGGCGCGTGCCGTCGTCGAAGAGCGCAACCGCATCGCACGCGAGCTGCACGACGTCTTGGGACACAGCGTGAGCGTCATGACCGTGCAGGCCTCGGCGGTGCGGCGCCGGCTCGGCCCCGATCAGGTCGAGGAGCGCCGCGCACTCGAGACGGTCGAGGCGGTGGGGCGCGAAGCGCTCGACGAGATGCGGCGCATGGTCGGGATGCTGCGGCAATCCGATGACGGTGCCGATCGCGTTCCCACCCCAGGCACGGGCCAGCTCGACGACCTGGTCGAGAAGTTCCGCGTCGCCGGGCTGCCGGTGCGCCTGCACCGGACCGGCATCGGGCGCGAACTGCCGGCCGGGCTCGACCTCACCGTCTACCGGATCGTGCAGGAGGGGCTGACCAACGCGCTGCGCCATGCGGTCGCTCCGGGTGCCGTCGAGGTCGAGCTCGCGTACGGCGACGGGGCGGTCGAGGTGAGAGTACGCGACGACGGCCGCGCGGCCGATGACGCGGCTGAACCCGATCCGGCCGTGGGGCACGGCTTGCTCGGCATGCGCGAACGGGTCGCCCTGTATGGCGGCACGCTGCGTGCTGGACCACGCGACGGCGGGTTCGTGCTCGCTGCGCGCCTGCCGATCTCTGCTGACGAGGACGGTGCGGACGAGGGCGGTGCGGACGAGGGCCGTGCGGACGAGGGCGGGGCGCGTGAGGGCGGGGCCGATGCGATCGACAGGACGACGCCCGCATGA
- a CDS encoding response regulator transcription factor, which produces MSIGILIADDQALVRRGFRMILEIEPDLEVVGEAVDGADAVAKTRMLRPDIVLMDVRMPRVDGIEATQRIVADPATGGVRVLMLTTFDMDGYVYDALQAGASGFLLKDVVPEFLVSGIRSVYAGESLLAPSVTRRLISAFLEHAPVEASGDEALTARERETLLLLAQGLTNAEIAQRLFVSETTVKTHVGRVLAKLELRDRVQAVIYAYEHGLAGR; this is translated from the coding sequence ATGAGCATCGGCATCCTCATCGCCGACGACCAGGCGCTCGTGCGCCGGGGCTTTCGCATGATCCTCGAGATCGAACCGGATCTCGAGGTGGTAGGCGAGGCCGTCGACGGCGCGGATGCCGTGGCGAAGACGAGGATGCTGCGACCCGACATCGTGCTCATGGACGTGCGGATGCCCAGGGTCGACGGCATCGAGGCCACCCAGCGCATCGTCGCCGACCCGGCGACGGGTGGGGTGCGAGTGCTGATGCTGACGACCTTCGACATGGACGGCTATGTGTACGATGCGCTGCAGGCCGGAGCCAGCGGCTTTCTGCTCAAGGATGTCGTGCCCGAGTTCCTCGTCTCGGGGATCCGGTCCGTGTACGCCGGCGAGTCGCTGCTGGCGCCGAGCGTCACGCGGCGGTTGATCTCGGCCTTCCTCGAGCACGCACCGGTCGAGGCATCCGGCGACGAGGCGCTGACCGCGCGTGAGCGCGAGACGCTGCTGCTGCTGGCCCAGGGACTGACCAACGCCGAGATCGCGCAGCGCCTGTTCGTCTCTGAGACCACCGTGAAGACGCACGTCGGTCGCGTGCTCGCCAAGCTCGAGCTGCGCGACCGCGTGCAGGCCGTGATCTATGCGTACGAGCACGGGCTGGCCGGGCGATGA
- a CDS encoding sensor histidine kinase: MRGAIARFRRRRLWGLPAADVALAGTLCVVAVVSVLTGNPDEGSPAVTLPVAIASTLALVWRRTRPPVTIALLIVTGVAQTLLTQVPGSLWSLAVYVIAMYSLAAWTTEAVAAFAGAVFVVVLLVEERLASGVDYVFILLLFGGVWLLGRASRSWRGRVRVAEHGRQEAARLATAEERLRIARDLHDVVAHSLGAIAVQADAAEAALHVAPERAVEPVRAIRETARVALADIRRVLDVLRNTDEDGVDTAGIEGSGEGTGTGVGGPGIAAVAPLIAAARASGMTVALHLSPAPVPAPQAVELACYRIVQEGLTNARRHAPGASVTVEVDARADAVVVSVVNDRAPAPVLSRAPSSSPGLGLRGMQERVTALGGALVAGPSGDGGFAVRAEIPLRESAS; encoded by the coding sequence ATGCGCGGTGCCATCGCCCGCTTTCGGCGGCGCAGGCTCTGGGGGCTTCCGGCTGCGGATGTGGCCCTAGCCGGGACGCTGTGCGTCGTGGCGGTGGTCAGCGTGCTCACCGGCAACCCCGACGAGGGATCGCCGGCGGTGACGCTGCCGGTGGCGATCGCCTCGACGCTGGCACTGGTGTGGCGGCGGACGCGGCCGCCGGTCACCATCGCGCTGCTGATCGTTACCGGAGTCGCTCAGACGCTGCTGACTCAGGTGCCCGGGTCGTTGTGGTCGCTGGCGGTGTACGTCATCGCGATGTATTCGCTGGCAGCGTGGACGACCGAGGCGGTCGCCGCTTTCGCCGGCGCGGTGTTCGTCGTGGTGCTGCTGGTGGAGGAACGCCTTGCCAGCGGCGTGGACTACGTGTTCATCCTGCTGCTGTTCGGCGGCGTCTGGCTGCTGGGCCGTGCGAGCCGCAGTTGGCGCGGCCGGGTGCGAGTGGCCGAGCACGGTCGGCAGGAGGCCGCCCGATTGGCCACCGCCGAGGAGCGGCTGCGCATCGCGCGCGATCTGCACGATGTCGTCGCCCACAGTCTCGGGGCGATCGCGGTGCAGGCCGATGCGGCTGAGGCGGCGCTGCACGTGGCCCCCGAGCGTGCGGTCGAGCCGGTGCGGGCGATCCGTGAGACGGCGCGGGTGGCGCTGGCAGACATCCGACGTGTGCTCGACGTGCTGCGCAACACGGATGAGGACGGAGTCGACACGGCCGGGATCGAGGGGTCCGGAGAGGGGACCGGGACCGGTGTCGGCGGTCCCGGGATCGCCGCGGTCGCCCCGCTCATCGCTGCGGCGCGGGCCAGTGGCATGACGGTGGCGCTGCACCTTTCGCCGGCGCCGGTGCCTGCGCCTCAGGCGGTCGAGCTCGCGTGCTATCGGATCGTTCAGGAGGGGCTGACCAATGCGCGCCGGCACGCCCCGGGTGCCAGCGTGACCGTGGAGGTCGACGCACGCGCCGACGCTGTCGTCGTCAGCGTCGTGAACGACCGTGCGCCGGCGCCGGTGCTTTCTCGGGCGCCCTCGTCATCGCCGGGGCTCGGCCTGCGTGGGATGCAGGAACGGGTCACCGCGCTCGGCGGCGCACTGGTGGCCGGGCCGAGCGGCGACGGCGGATTCGCGGTGCGGGCCGAGATCCCCCTGCGGGAGAGCGCGTCATGA
- a CDS encoding FAD-dependent oxidoreductase — translation MTLLDLTPRVATTDRLAALPVVIIGAGPIGLAAAANLAERGTEFTILEAGDEVAASIRLWGHTRLFSPWRHLVDPASRRLLERSGWVMPAPEGRAPTGHELVDDYLLPLTELPEIGPRIRFGTRVVAVTREGMDRTRTAGRATTPFLLRVQTRDGQVSEVTARAVIDASGTYTTPNPLASTGLPPLGIDQVRDRIVHALPDVLGVDRALFTGRHTVVVGAGHSAANTLIGLGQLAREEPGTQVTWAIRNRSAARVSSSPDDELPDRATLGTRVDRFVAAGTITVVDSFEISRVSPSPAGRGIRLSGTRHGEPAVLDADLVVNATGFRPDLDMLREVRLELDDIVEAPKRLAPLIDPNLHSCGTVSPHGFRELTHPEQGFFIVGMKSYGRAPTFLLATGYEQVRSITAWLNGDLPAASQVQLTLPATGVCSTGDSAAGSCCA, via the coding sequence GTGACCCTGCTTGACCTCACACCCCGTGTCGCGACCACCGACCGGTTGGCGGCACTGCCCGTGGTGATCATCGGCGCCGGCCCGATCGGGCTGGCAGCCGCGGCGAACCTCGCCGAACGCGGAACCGAGTTCACCATTCTCGAAGCCGGCGACGAAGTGGCCGCGTCGATCCGGCTGTGGGGACACACCCGCTTGTTCTCTCCCTGGCGGCATCTGGTCGATCCCGCATCCCGTCGCTTGTTGGAGAGGTCGGGGTGGGTGATGCCGGCCCCGGAGGGGCGGGCGCCGACCGGGCACGAGCTCGTGGACGACTACCTGCTGCCACTGACCGAACTGCCCGAGATCGGGCCGCGGATCCGGTTCGGCACCCGGGTGGTCGCGGTGACGCGGGAGGGCATGGACCGCACCCGCACCGCGGGACGAGCCACGACGCCGTTCCTGCTGCGCGTGCAGACGCGCGACGGGCAGGTCTCGGAAGTGACCGCGCGCGCGGTGATCGACGCATCCGGCACCTACACCACACCCAATCCGCTTGCTTCCACCGGGTTGCCGCCGCTGGGCATCGATCAGGTCCGGGACCGAATCGTTCACGCGCTGCCGGACGTGCTCGGCGTCGATCGCGCCCTGTTCACCGGCAGGCACACCGTGGTGGTCGGCGCAGGACACTCGGCGGCCAACACGCTGATCGGTCTCGGCCAGCTCGCCCGTGAGGAGCCGGGCACACAGGTGACCTGGGCCATCCGCAATCGATCCGCCGCCCGCGTCTCGTCATCCCCGGACGACGAGCTGCCCGATCGCGCCACGCTCGGCACGCGGGTGGACCGGTTCGTCGCCGCCGGTACGATCACGGTGGTGGATTCGTTCGAGATCTCCCGGGTGTCCCCCTCTCCGGCCGGGCGCGGCATCCGGCTTTCAGGCACTCGCCACGGCGAACCCGCCGTACTGGACGCGGATCTGGTGGTCAACGCGACCGGGTTCCGGCCAGACCTCGACATGCTGCGCGAGGTCCGTCTCGAGCTGGACGACATCGTCGAGGCGCCGAAGCGTCTCGCACCGCTGATCGATCCGAATCTGCACTCCTGCGGCACGGTCTCGCCGCACGGATTCCGAGAACTCACCCACCCCGAGCAGGGGTTCTTCATCGTCGGCATGAAGTCATACGGGCGGGCCCCGACCTTCCTGCTTGCCACCGGCTACGAGCAGGTCCGTTCCATCACCGCCTGGCTGAACGGCGACCTCCCCGCGGCATCCCAGGTGCAGCTCACCCTGCCGGCGACCGGGGTCTGCTCGACCGGCGACAGCGCGGCGGGGTCCTGCTGCGCATGA
- a CDS encoding EamA family transporter, with the protein MDMTADDATRRPRVGAGLLVAVAAAFSFGMSGPWARGLIDAGWTPGAAVAARVWVAALVLLVPTLMALRGRWRAVRRHAGMVVVYGLLAVAATQLFYFQAVAVMDVGIALLIEYTAPVAVVLWLWVRRGERPSARSLVGAVIAFAGLVLMLDILTGVKVSGVGVLWALAAMVGAATYFVLSGRGDTGLPPVALAGLGLLIGAVGLTITGAVGILPLRWTTADVAYRFGTVPWFVPVLAIGLIATALAYVLGIASTRMLGSRLASFVALAEVVAALLFGWLMLGQLPDLLQAVGGMLVLAGVVVVKLGEPAAGESTSSTLRTGSGPAADARGSAGHDLAA; encoded by the coding sequence ATGGACATGACGGCAGATGACGCCACGCGTCGGCCCCGAGTCGGGGCCGGCCTGCTGGTCGCTGTCGCGGCCGCTTTCTCGTTCGGGATGTCGGGTCCCTGGGCGCGCGGGCTGATCGACGCCGGCTGGACGCCGGGTGCTGCCGTCGCCGCGCGCGTCTGGGTCGCCGCCCTCGTGCTGCTCGTGCCGACGCTGATGGCCCTGCGCGGACGGTGGCGCGCCGTGCGCCGGCACGCCGGCATGGTCGTCGTCTACGGGCTGCTGGCGGTCGCGGCCACGCAGCTGTTCTACTTTCAGGCGGTGGCCGTCATGGACGTCGGCATCGCTCTGCTCATCGAATACACGGCGCCGGTCGCCGTGGTGCTGTGGCTGTGGGTGCGCCGCGGGGAGCGTCCGAGCGCACGCAGTCTCGTGGGAGCCGTGATCGCCTTTGCCGGCCTGGTGCTCATGCTCGACATCTTGACGGGGGTGAAGGTGAGCGGCGTCGGCGTTCTGTGGGCGCTGGCCGCGATGGTGGGAGCTGCGACCTACTTCGTGCTGTCCGGTCGCGGCGACACCGGGCTGCCGCCGGTCGCGCTGGCCGGCCTCGGCCTGCTCATCGGCGCGGTGGGGCTCACCATCACGGGAGCCGTCGGCATCCTGCCGCTGCGGTGGACCACCGCAGACGTGGCCTATCGCTTCGGCACCGTGCCCTGGTTCGTGCCGGTGCTGGCCATCGGCCTGATCGCCACGGCGCTGGCCTACGTGCTCGGCATCGCATCGACCCGCATGCTGGGGTCGCGGCTGGCCTCGTTCGTCGCGCTCGCCGAGGTGGTGGCTGCGCTGCTGTTCGGGTGGCTGATGCTGGGTCAGCTGCCTGATCTGCTGCAGGCGGTGGGCGGGATGCTGGTGCTCGCCGGTGTCGTGGTCGTCAAGCTGGGTGAGCCCGCGGCGGGCGAGAGCACGTCGTCGACGTTGCGCACCGGGTCGGGTCCGGCGGCCGACGCCCGTGGATCGGCGGGTCACGATCTCGCCGCATGA
- a CDS encoding response regulator transcription factor, with protein MIRVLIADDQALVRTGFHLILDLEPDIEVVAEAADGVECVQGVQRHHPDVVLMDVRMPRLDGIEATRRLTAAGSRARVLVLTTFDLDEYAYESLRAGAAGFLLKDAPREQLVSAIRQVVDGDALLAPSVTRRLIERFAQLQRGDAASTAFASLSAREREVMGLITRGLSNGEIARELYLGEATVKTHIARLLGKLGARDRIQAIVMAYECGFVRPGERA; from the coding sequence ATGATCCGCGTCCTCATCGCGGACGATCAGGCGCTGGTGCGCACGGGCTTCCACCTGATCCTCGATCTCGAACCCGACATCGAGGTGGTCGCCGAGGCCGCCGACGGAGTCGAGTGCGTGCAGGGCGTGCAGCGTCACCACCCCGACGTCGTCCTGATGGACGTCCGGATGCCGCGTCTTGACGGTATCGAAGCCACGCGCCGTCTGACTGCGGCCGGCAGCCGCGCTCGCGTCCTCGTTCTGACGACGTTCGACCTCGACGAGTACGCCTACGAGTCGCTGCGCGCGGGAGCGGCCGGCTTTCTGCTGAAGGATGCTCCGCGCGAGCAGCTCGTCTCGGCGATTCGGCAGGTCGTCGACGGCGACGCGCTGCTCGCGCCGTCGGTGACGCGCCGGCTGATCGAGCGTTTCGCGCAGCTGCAGCGGGGGGATGCGGCATCCACCGCATTCGCGTCGCTCAGTGCCCGTGAACGCGAAGTCATGGGCCTGATCACCCGTGGCCTGTCGAACGGTGAGATCGCGCGTGAGCTGTACCTCGGCGAGGCGACCGTGAAGACGCACATCGCGCGCCTCCTCGGCAAACTCGGCGCCCGCGACCGCATCCAGGCGATCGTGATGGCGTACGAGTGCGGTTTCGTGCGGCCTGGCGAGCGCGCGTGA
- a CDS encoding metalloregulator ArsR/SmtB family transcription factor: protein MAQLLPVTDVTAEAMTCCAPLVKAPLGQAEADRLAVTLKALADPARLRLLSIVASSQGREACVCDLTDPIGLSQPTVSHHLKVLTEAGFLTRSKRGTWAYYRLVPEALEGVAKTLVTA, encoded by the coding sequence ATGGCTCAGCTGCTCCCTGTCACCGACGTCACCGCGGAAGCGATGACGTGCTGCGCGCCCCTGGTGAAAGCGCCTCTGGGGCAAGCCGAAGCGGATCGGCTCGCGGTCACGCTGAAAGCACTGGCTGATCCCGCTCGCCTGCGGCTGTTGTCGATCGTCGCCTCCAGTCAGGGGCGAGAGGCGTGCGTGTGCGATCTGACAGACCCGATCGGACTCAGCCAACCCACGGTCTCGCATCACCTGAAGGTCCTCACCGAGGCCGGATTCCTCACGCGGTCCAAGCGGGGGACGTGGGCGTATTACCGGCTGGTGCCGGAGGCTCTCGAGGGCGTGGCCAAGACTCTCGTGACGGCGTGA
- a CDS encoding cytoplasmic protein has protein sequence MPDPVATDPDHYRVLWENERVRVLEYRDRPGDRTHPHEHPDSVMVTLSSFEREISSGCRHVPVHLDAGQARWLDAQTHAGHNVGDTATHVIFVELKERRPTVSADTPTLGPTAP, from the coding sequence ATGCCAGATCCCGTTGCGACAGATCCGGATCACTACCGCGTGCTCTGGGAGAACGAGCGCGTGCGCGTGCTCGAGTACCGCGACCGGCCGGGAGACCGGACGCATCCGCACGAGCATCCCGACAGCGTCATGGTCACCCTCTCTTCGTTCGAGCGGGAGATCTCGTCGGGCTGCAGGCACGTGCCGGTGCACCTCGATGCGGGGCAGGCACGGTGGCTCGACGCGCAGACGCACGCCGGACACAATGTCGGAGACACCGCAACCCACGTCATCTTCGTCGAGTTGAAAGAGCGGCGCCCGACAGTCTCAGCCGACACGCCCACGCTCGGCCCCACGGCGCCCTGA
- a CDS encoding GNAT family N-acetyltransferase: protein MTTIRQMAATDWPQVERIFAAGIAGGEATFEVRTPTWNEFDAGKLPSPRLVATDDEGRVVGWAAASAVSTRHAYRGVIEHSVYVHPDHRGEGIGGQLLNAFVAAADEAGFWTIQSSIFPENTASLHLHERSGFRVIGTRERVAESQLGAHAGTWRDTVLVERRSTRNGTNHKP, encoded by the coding sequence ATGACCACGATCCGGCAGATGGCCGCGACCGACTGGCCCCAGGTCGAGCGCATCTTCGCCGCGGGGATCGCCGGCGGCGAAGCCACCTTCGAGGTTCGCACTCCGACCTGGAACGAGTTCGACGCGGGCAAGCTCCCCTCTCCGCGCCTGGTCGCCACCGACGACGAGGGCCGGGTGGTGGGATGGGCGGCTGCATCCGCCGTTTCCACACGGCACGCGTATCGCGGGGTCATCGAACACTCCGTCTACGTTCATCCCGACCATCGCGGTGAGGGGATCGGCGGGCAGCTGCTGAACGCGTTCGTGGCTGCGGCGGACGAGGCGGGGTTCTGGACGATCCAGTCGAGCATCTTCCCCGAGAACACCGCCAGCCTGCACCTGCACGAGCGGTCGGGATTCCGCGTCATCGGGACGAGGGAGCGCGTCGCGGAATCGCAGCTCGGCGCCCACGCCGGAACCTGGCGCGACACCGTGCTCGTCGAGCGCCGCTCGACTCGCAACGGCACCAACCACAAGCCTTGA